A single region of the Marinitoga hydrogenitolerans DSM 16785 genome encodes:
- the glnA gene encoding type I glutamate--ammonia ligase: protein MEREEVLRLVESEKVKFIRLQITDINGLLKNVEIPWDELKNSFEKGTMFDGSSIEGFVRIEESDMYLKPDPATFAIYPWTDSGYKSARIICDVYNSSRTPFEGDPRYRLKLVLNKLKEKGYSAYVGPEPEFFLLPKDEKTHKPVLEFLDKGGYFDLLPIDQGEETRKDVVLALEEMGINVEASHHEVAPSQHEIDFTYDEALRTADNIQTFKLVVKTIALLKGLHATFMPKPFFGENGSGMHTHLSLFKDKKNAFFDENNEFELSDTLRYFVGGVLKHIKAITAIANPTINSYKRLVPGYEAPVNIAWSPSNRSALIRVPAARNMGTRIEVRSPDPTANPYLLLASLLAAGFEGIENKIEPPEPIISNIYHMTPEERDKVGIDSLPTNLKEAIDELKKDDLIKDVLGKHIFEKYIELKEKEWREYSINVSDWEINKYLWIM from the coding sequence GTGGAGAGGGAAGAAGTTTTAAGATTAGTAGAATCAGAGAAGGTTAAATTTATTAGACTACAGATAACAGATATAAACGGACTGTTAAAAAACGTAGAAATCCCTTGGGATGAACTAAAAAACTCATTTGAAAAAGGAACAATGTTTGACGGTTCTTCTATTGAAGGTTTTGTTAGAATTGAAGAATCCGATATGTACTTAAAGCCTGATCCAGCAACATTTGCTATCTACCCATGGACAGATAGTGGATACAAATCAGCAAGAATTATTTGTGATGTTTATAATTCTAGCAGAACCCCTTTTGAAGGAGACCCACGATATCGATTAAAGCTTGTATTAAACAAATTAAAAGAAAAAGGATATTCTGCATATGTTGGTCCAGAACCCGAATTTTTTTTATTACCAAAGGATGAAAAAACACATAAACCTGTTTTAGAATTCCTTGATAAAGGTGGATATTTTGATTTATTGCCAATAGATCAAGGTGAAGAAACGCGAAAAGATGTAGTTCTGGCTTTAGAAGAGATGGGTATAAATGTCGAGGCTTCACATCATGAGGTTGCTCCTTCACAACACGAAATAGATTTTACATATGATGAAGCTTTAAGAACTGCTGACAACATACAAACATTTAAATTAGTTGTAAAAACAATTGCACTATTAAAAGGATTACATGCAACATTTATGCCAAAACCTTTTTTTGGAGAAAACGGTTCTGGAATGCACACACATTTAAGCTTATTTAAAGATAAAAAAAATGCTTTTTTTGATGAAAATAATGAGTTTGAATTAAGTGATACTTTACGTTATTTTGTTGGTGGAGTTTTAAAACATATAAAAGCAATTACAGCTATAGCTAATCCAACCATAAATAGTTACAAAAGATTAGTCCCAGGATACGAAGCTCCTGTTAATATAGCCTGGTCCCCAAGTAACAGAAGCGCTTTAATTAGAGTTCCTGCTGCCAGAAATATGGGCACAAGAATAGAAGTTAGAAGCCCTGATCCAACTGCAAATCCTTATCTTTTACTTGCTTCTTTGCTGGCTGCTGGTTTTGAAGGAATTGAAAATAAAATCGAGCCACCAGAACCAATTATTTCAAATATTTATCATATGACACCTGAAGAAAGAGATAAAGTTGGTATTGATAGTTTACCAACAAACTTGAAAGAAGCTATAGATGAATTGAAGAAGGATGATTTGATAAAAGATGTTCTCGGAAAACATATCTTTGAAAAATACATAGAATTAAAAGAAAAAGAATGGAGAGAGTATTCTATTAATGTAAGTGATTGGGAAATTAATAAATATTTATGGATTATGTAA